The DNA window ACATTACAGTCTTCACAATCAaacacacatatatatatttatacatTAATACAGTTTAAACTTATTTAAATACTCATTTTCTATTCCTTTTCAAGCCAATCATTATattcctttcttttctgaTTAATATCTATAAAGCAAGCTCTACTAGTGTATTCTTCATAATCAGTGATTCCAACTTTTTCACTCAATTGTACAGCATCTTTCATCtcaataaatttcaaatatttagaatcatttttgataatcttATTATGCGTGTCTTTATTAATAGATAAAAACGGTTGATTCTGAATAGAAACAATTGAACCAATTAGTAATAAAATAATCCCAATTACTGATTCTAGTATTATATCCAAGGGAGGCAATCGATAATCAGTATGATAATGAGTTGAAATTTTatgaaattcaaatgatgaATAACCAGAATGGATTAAAATAAGTGTACCAACAAAgtataaaatatattgatgTGTACTTGAAGACATCtttttggtggtgttgGGTTAGATTGagttgaattgaattttggCTGAACGATTGAATCACTAACccttgatttttttttttccccgTCCTCTGTGGAAAGAGAAGGAGGAAGAAAAATCTACAATAAATGTCGTTTTACCGACAAATGTGGCGACTTTTGGCTTGAAGGGCCTCCATAAcgaataataattaaagcTAGTGTGAGATTTAAGTTGTCAAATCAACAAGgcaaacaacaataattagTACTAgctattactactactacctTTACGGATCGTTGAAATTTTTTGCTATATAAGGAAAAGTTTAAAGTGGAgtattttttgttggtcCTTTTCAACAGTTTCATTGATTTGGAAAGTGGGTTGGGAATATGACCACTATCAAAACTATAACCTCCCTCCACCCCTCCAACTTGGTagtaatttcaaatcaattcaacTCTCTATATATTCATGTATTTACTTGTTTGTTCATTCATTTCTATAATCTTATTCGAAAAAA is part of the Candida dubliniensis CD36 chromosome R, complete sequence genome and encodes:
- a CDS encoding killer toxin resistance protein precursor, putative (Similar to S. cerevisiae KRE27;~Protein similar to S. cerevisiae Kre27p, which has a role in resistance to killer toxin; predicted Kex2p substrate), translated to MSSSTHQYILYFVGTLILIHSGYSSFEFHKISTHYHTDYRLPPLDIILESVIGIILLLIGSIVSIQNQPFLSINKDTHNKIIKNDSKYLKFIEMKDAVQLSEKVGITDYEEYTSRACFIDINQKRKEYNDWLEKE